One part of the Treponema sp. OMZ 787 genome encodes these proteins:
- the thiI gene encoding tRNA uracil 4-sulfurtransferase ThiI, with product MELFYLAKIGEINLKKGNLKDFEMRLSQNLRSYLSGAKPNIRVRAGRMYVSVKPEFKEKTEEALNKLIGITGWAQALPAEKTIEAITETAKAEAIRARDAGAKTFKIESRRGEKNFPLTSYEISREVGGVIHMQGILKTDVHNPDIVITIEVREKAFIYGLQHKGRRGLPCGCSGRGLLLLSGGIDSPVAGFKMLTRGMKLDYLYFHSHPYTSPEAQAKVEKLAEILAGYGLGGYLNIIPFTKVQQQIREKSPEAYLTLMMRICMMKIANMTAKGINAKCLITGESLAQVASQTVENLTVTNSYAEFPVFRPLIGLDKEEITIQAKEIGTYETSILPYEDCCVMFSPKHPILHSNLKDAAEIFERMEIDGLLEEAYAQREVKKMGF from the coding sequence ATGGAACTTTTCTATCTTGCAAAAATAGGCGAAATTAACCTAAAAAAAGGGAATTTAAAAGATTTTGAAATGCGGCTTTCGCAAAATTTACGCAGCTATTTATCCGGAGCGAAGCCCAATATACGCGTGCGGGCCGGAAGAATGTATGTAAGCGTTAAACCCGAATTTAAAGAAAAAACCGAAGAAGCCTTAAATAAACTCATAGGCATTACGGGCTGGGCCCAAGCCCTTCCCGCCGAAAAAACTATTGAAGCGATCACCGAGACAGCCAAGGCCGAAGCCATAAGGGCAAGGGATGCCGGGGCAAAAACATTTAAAATAGAATCCCGCCGCGGAGAAAAAAACTTCCCCCTCACCTCTTACGAAATTTCAAGAGAGGTCGGCGGCGTAATCCACATGCAAGGAATCTTAAAAACCGATGTTCATAATCCCGACATTGTAATCACAATCGAGGTAAGAGAAAAAGCCTTTATCTACGGCCTCCAACACAAGGGGCGGAGAGGTCTTCCATGCGGCTGTTCGGGAAGGGGTCTTTTACTCCTTTCGGGAGGAATTGACTCCCCAGTTGCAGGATTTAAGATGCTTACCCGCGGAATGAAGCTCGATTATCTTTACTTTCATTCTCATCCTTATACCTCGCCCGAAGCTCAAGCTAAGGTTGAAAAGCTCGCTGAAATCTTAGCCGGCTACGGCCTCGGCGGCTACTTAAACATAATTCCTTTTACAAAGGTTCAGCAGCAAATCAGAGAAAAAAGCCCCGAAGCCTATCTCACCTTAATGATGAGAATCTGCATGATGAAGATAGCAAATATGACGGCTAAAGGCATAAATGCCAAATGCCTTATTACGGGAGAAAGCCTTGCTCAGGTTGCAAGCCAAACTGTCGAAAACTTGACAGTTACCAATTCCTATGCGGAATTTCCGGTTTTTAGGCCGCTCATAGGCCTCGATAAGGAAGAAATTACGATACAGGCCAAGGAAATCGGAACCTATGAAACCTCAATCTTACCATACGAAGATTGCTGCGTAATGTTTTCGCCCAAGCACCCGATTTTACACTCAAACCTAAAAGATGCAGCCGAAATTTTTGAAAGAATGGAAATAGACGGCCTTTTAGAAGAAGCCTATGCACAAAGAGAAGTCAAAAAGATGGGCTTTTAA
- the rnhA gene encoding ribonuclease HI: MNIEIYTDGACSKNPGPGGWAYIIINKDSKEEICRASGGEKLTTNNRMELTAVIRALQKIKGADLSGQSSKIADYESISVHTDSQYVQQGISSWIFNWKKNNWKTAAKQPVKNQDLWQELDALSLSVKPEWVWVRGHAGNPLNEACDRLAVEACKKEG; this comes from the coding sequence ATGAATATCGAAATATACACTGACGGAGCCTGCTCCAAAAATCCCGGCCCCGGAGGCTGGGCCTATATAATCATAAATAAGGATTCAAAGGAAGAAATATGCAGGGCAAGCGGAGGCGAAAAGCTGACCACCAATAACCGCATGGAACTTACGGCAGTCATACGAGCTCTGCAAAAAATAAAAGGTGCAGATTTAAGCGGTCAATCCAGCAAAATTGCAGACTATGAAAGCATTTCAGTCCACACCGATTCCCAATATGTACAGCAGGGCATAAGCTCGTGGATCTTCAACTGGAAAAAAAATAATTGGAAGACGGCCGCCAAGCAGCCCGTAAAAAACCAAGACCTTTGGCAGGAGCTGGATGCCCTTTCATTATCGGTTAAACCGGAATGGGTTTGGGTAAGAGGCCACGCGGGCAATCCTCTAAACGAGGCCTGCGACCGCCTGGCTGTCGAGGCTTGTAAAAAAGAGGGGTGA